A region of Candidatus Poribacteria bacterium DNA encodes the following proteins:
- a CDS encoding DUF4340 domain-containing protein — protein MNFRTTLIIIVLLAGIGGAYFLFFQESADETPNEKQRIHQVYGIARENVQQVEISFADAAYQDLKLVKDATDDWQLENPFYADADGEKVNQMLDDILNKRVKQKLEVTGLTQYGLDTPSITLSLWTAGTSPAATFLIGKKAINFSVYVKEKSEAHIFLIESSALDDLTKSPTDLRSRSVIKFSTETVSNIQIERRAKGLTSQPSTVNCEKRGNTWFVTHPIEAKADVEEIETVLSELRALQVSTFEADTVEANVPARLENSGLDTPRLQIELTDGDKTYALHVGSVVLSEDGTQERVYVKSVHQDAIYTVSDDIYTLLNKSAFDLRDKRVIDFQRTDTIGFVISKRNQQDDEKTVGIKNYDNIWELETPTGKIKTDAKAVDDLLFGVDSLEASAFVDEPVKSLTSYGLAAPSIKVAFTQRGEEKPAVLLIGDHAEDGTVYVKAEHTAQVARVKRFLIDKIALGAAWLRDKQVLNFHIDDAIRLTLLHAEESLTCQRLGTNWRLTAPVKENANNAEVNAIIYELDDLRADAYVGSESTLTDTTTGFNSLQVQLTIELRNQKVYTLQVGRSDASGRFYARLQHEPNLIFLLNAELVPKLKTTLALLRTSEQGSP, from the coding sequence GTGAACTTCCGCACGACCCTCATCATCATTGTTCTCCTTGCAGGCATTGGCGGTGCGTACTTCCTGTTTTTTCAGGAATCGGCAGATGAAACGCCGAATGAAAAACAGCGGATCCATCAGGTCTACGGCATAGCAAGAGAAAATGTTCAGCAGGTGGAAATCTCGTTTGCGGATGCAGCATACCAAGACCTGAAATTGGTAAAAGACGCAACGGACGATTGGCAGTTAGAAAACCCGTTTTATGCGGATGCAGACGGCGAAAAAGTGAACCAAATGTTAGATGATATCCTCAACAAACGCGTCAAGCAGAAACTTGAGGTAACAGGACTCACACAGTATGGGTTGGATACACCGAGCATAACGCTTTCGCTTTGGACAGCAGGAACATCACCCGCGGCAACATTTCTTATCGGTAAGAAAGCGATTAACTTTTCTGTCTATGTCAAAGAAAAGTCCGAAGCACACATTTTTCTGATCGAATCCAGTGCGCTTGACGACCTGACGAAATCTCCCACTGACCTTCGCAGCCGTTCAGTTATTAAGTTCAGCACGGAAACGGTGTCTAACATTCAAATTGAACGCAGAGCCAAAGGATTGACCTCTCAACCCAGCACCGTTAATTGCGAGAAGCGAGGGAACACGTGGTTCGTCACGCACCCGATTGAAGCAAAGGCGGATGTCGAAGAAATTGAGACCGTGCTTTCAGAATTGCGTGCATTGCAAGTGTCAACCTTTGAAGCAGACACAGTAGAGGCTAACGTTCCTGCCCGGTTAGAGAACTCCGGTTTGGATACGCCGCGCCTCCAGATAGAACTTACAGATGGAGATAAAACCTACGCGCTTCACGTCGGTTCAGTAGTCCTATCAGAGGACGGAACACAGGAACGCGTTTATGTCAAATCCGTTCACCAAGATGCTATCTACACCGTTAGCGACGACATCTATACACTTCTCAACAAATCTGCTTTTGATCTGCGAGATAAACGGGTTATTGATTTTCAACGGACGGATACAATCGGCTTTGTAATTTCCAAAAGAAACCAACAGGACGATGAAAAAACTGTCGGCATAAAAAACTATGACAATATATGGGAATTAGAAACTCCGACAGGCAAAATAAAGACAGACGCGAAGGCGGTAGACGATCTGCTTTTCGGTGTAGACTCCCTTGAGGCTTCTGCATTCGTTGACGAGCCAGTTAAAAGCCTCACATCCTACGGGTTAGCAGCACCATCAATTAAAGTTGCATTCACACAACGTGGTGAGGAAAAGCCTGCAGTGCTGCTCATCGGAGACCATGCGGAGGACGGCACCGTCTACGTTAAAGCCGAACACACTGCCCAAGTTGCTCGTGTCAAACGTTTCCTAATTGATAAGATCGCATTAGGGGCAGCGTGGCTGCGGGATAAACAGGTGCTCAACTTCCACATTGACGATGCAATCCGACTCACGTTGTTGCACGCGGAAGAATCGCTGACCTGTCAACGTCTTGGCACAAACTGGCGACTCACCGCACCAGTGAAAGAAAATGCGAACAATGCAGAAGTTAACGCCATCATCTACGAACTCGACGATTTGAGGGCAGACGCTTATGTAGGGAGTGAATCTACACTTACTGATACCACTACAGGCTTCAATTCCCTGCAGGTCCAACTTACTATTGAATTAAGAAACCAGAAAGTGTATACTTTGCAAGTCGGTAGGTCAGACGCGTCCGGACGTTTTTACGCGCGGCTCCAACATGAACCGAACTTAATTTTTCTGCTCAATGCAGAACTCGTTCCAAAACTAAAAACAACGCTCGCGCTGCTTCGTACGTCGGAACAGGGATCTCCGTAG
- a CDS encoding glycosyltransferase family 2 protein encodes MQTYIIATAYFFFIIELLIISRSFRYARRERRAERPAYTPKVAIIAPHYGWDADTAEHARGLLHQDYAGEYEIFFVTHQKVDVGHDVSYPHLCEIAEADPHAHVLLAPNIVENNLPRSQKVQNLLTAIETLPDDIEVIAFVDADVAVREDWLTLLVNPLQEQEIGTTVGGRFYFPQTWNIASLVESIWVNFQMSFQGDHPFSMVWGGSNAFRREMLEKAHILQRWEEATIEDLNTTLAMRDVKHKVHFVPDCIAITRTANRTWHQIVEFTNRQMIMTLHMGLWKQWLASLVVCLPKGLFMFGSIPLLFHRRELLPIIFIIFLEAISYRLYSKNLPRWLQNMPKVRQAISISSYVASVGIFLAGLNAVYAVFQRKITWGGVRYEILSATKCRVLGAVKPKEKNSD; translated from the coding sequence ATGCAGACGTATATTATCGCAACCGCTTACTTTTTCTTTATTATTGAACTGCTCATTATCAGTCGGTCTTTTCGGTACGCGCGGCGCGAACGTCGTGCTGAGCGCCCTGCTTATACACCAAAAGTCGCAATCATCGCGCCTCACTACGGATGGGATGCCGACACAGCGGAACACGCGAGAGGACTTTTGCATCAAGATTATGCGGGTGAGTATGAAATCTTCTTCGTCACACACCAAAAAGTAGATGTAGGACATGATGTCTCTTACCCCCATCTGTGTGAAATTGCTGAGGCAGATCCACACGCGCATGTGTTGCTCGCACCCAACATCGTTGAAAACAATCTTCCACGTTCACAAAAGGTACAGAACCTCCTCACCGCCATAGAAACACTTCCAGACGATATTGAAGTCATTGCCTTTGTAGATGCGGATGTCGCTGTTCGAGAGGATTGGTTAACACTTCTTGTTAACCCACTCCAAGAACAAGAGATCGGGACAACCGTCGGTGGACGGTTCTATTTCCCACAGACATGGAACATCGCATCCCTTGTGGAATCCATCTGGGTCAATTTTCAGATGAGTTTTCAAGGCGATCATCCGTTCTCAATGGTATGGGGCGGCTCTAATGCGTTCCGACGCGAGATGCTTGAGAAGGCACACATCCTTCAACGTTGGGAAGAGGCAACAATAGAAGACCTCAATACCACGCTTGCGATGAGAGATGTTAAGCACAAGGTGCACTTTGTCCCGGACTGTATAGCCATCACACGCACCGCCAATCGTACATGGCACCAAATCGTCGAATTCACAAACCGTCAGATGATTATGACGCTTCACATGGGGCTTTGGAAGCAATGGCTCGCAAGTCTCGTTGTGTGTCTGCCAAAAGGTCTCTTCATGTTCGGATCAATTCCGCTGCTATTCCATAGAAGAGAATTACTACCGATTATTTTTATCATTTTTCTCGAAGCAATCAGCTATCGGCTCTATTCCAAAAACTTACCGCGCTGGCTCCAAAACATGCCAAAAGTACGGCAGGCAATTAGTATCTCCTCCTACGTCGCTTCAGTCGGTATATTCCTCGCGGGTCTCAATGCGGTATATGCCGTATTCCAACGCAAAATTACATGGGGTGGTGTGCGTTACGAAATCCTGTCCGCGACAAAATGTCGAGTTTTAGGAGCAGTAAAGCCGAAAGAGAAAAACAGTGATTAA
- the msrB gene encoding peptide-methionine (R)-S-oxide reductase MsrB, whose amino-acid sequence MEKEKVTKSDKEWQEQLTPEEFKVTRKKGTERAFTGQYHDSKEQGTYHCICCGSPLFSSETKYDSGTGWPSFWDAVSSESIEMKSDRSIFFMPRTEVVCSRCDAHLGHVFDDGPPPTGKRYCMNSAALTLVQPEDES is encoded by the coding sequence ATGGAAAAAGAAAAAGTTACGAAATCGGACAAAGAATGGCAAGAACAACTAACCCCGGAAGAATTTAAAGTAACTCGGAAGAAAGGGACAGAACGCGCTTTTACAGGGCAATACCACGATTCCAAAGAGCAAGGCACTTATCACTGTATCTGTTGTGGAAGCCCGCTCTTTAGTTCCGAAACCAAGTACGACTCAGGAACAGGGTGGCCCAGTTTTTGGGACGCTGTATCTTCCGAATCCATTGAGATGAAATCGGATCGCAGCATTTTTTTCATGCCGCGTACCGAAGTCGTCTGTAGTCGATGTGACGCGCACCTCGGACACGTTTTCGATGATGGACCACCGCCAACAGGCAAGCGTTACTGCATGAATTCTGCGGCACTAACATTGGTCCAACCAGAAGACGAATCCTAA
- a CDS encoding radical SAM protein: MALRSRISSRFLVNELATAISEDWGTSRKFMRYQLAKESFNWRHPLGAKHGKGDAIQLVSLRITDMCNLRCHSCGQWGDNGYLLGESLKDLKQREVPVEIYKNLVDQIVDEGWSPVWYIWGGEPMLYPGIIELMHYIKERGMPISLVSNATNIARRADDILETCKIIYLSVDGPNEEIHNTQRPGVSENYDNFKDVKAALETLSAEKEKRNLAFPYIIPLSCVTMYNINEVVDLYKFTSQYADAQIFYLTWWIDSQSAQEHTEDFEKRFGFKPQTHYGWIGTWKDFDHGVILDRFEEMENLSNEQQRCPPVMMPRLNTKGEIQRYYTDHNQTFGYNQCVSIYMTMEIDSNGDVSLCRDYHDYIIGNIKTDKVVDMWNNQKAMKFRQSVSNDGPMPVCRRCCGLMGF, translated from the coding sequence ATGGCACTACGAAGTCGAATCTCATCAAGATTTCTTGTTAACGAACTTGCTACCGCTATATCGGAGGATTGGGGGACTTCGCGCAAGTTCATGCGTTATCAACTTGCCAAGGAGAGCTTCAACTGGCGACACCCACTCGGTGCGAAGCACGGCAAAGGCGACGCGATTCAATTGGTAAGCCTCCGCATTACCGACATGTGTAATCTCCGTTGCCACTCCTGCGGACAATGGGGTGATAACGGCTACCTTCTCGGGGAATCCCTCAAAGACCTCAAACAACGAGAAGTCCCTGTCGAAATCTATAAGAACCTCGTCGACCAGATTGTTGACGAAGGGTGGTCCCCGGTTTGGTATATCTGGGGTGGTGAACCGATGCTTTACCCTGGGATTATCGAATTGATGCACTACATCAAAGAGCGGGGGATGCCGATATCGCTCGTTAGCAACGCAACCAACATCGCAAGACGCGCAGACGACATCTTAGAAACCTGCAAAATCATCTACCTGAGTGTTGATGGTCCGAACGAGGAAATTCACAACACACAACGCCCCGGCGTATCTGAAAACTACGACAACTTTAAGGATGTCAAAGCCGCTCTGGAAACACTAAGTGCAGAAAAAGAGAAGCGGAACCTTGCATTCCCTTACATTATCCCGCTTAGCTGCGTCACAATGTATAACATAAATGAGGTCGTAGATCTCTATAAGTTCACCAGCCAATACGCAGACGCGCAAATCTTCTACCTGACATGGTGGATAGATTCTCAATCCGCGCAGGAACACACAGAAGACTTTGAAAAACGTTTCGGATTCAAACCGCAAACCCACTATGGTTGGATAGGTACTTGGAAAGACTTTGATCACGGTGTCATCTTAGATCGCTTTGAGGAAATGGAAAACCTCTCTAATGAGCAGCAACGCTGCCCCCCTGTCATGATGCCGAGACTTAATACAAAAGGCGAAATCCAACGCTATTACACAGATCACAACCAAACCTTCGGATACAACCAGTGTGTCAGCATTTACATGACGATGGAAATTGATAGTAACGGCGATGTTAGCCTCTGCCGCGATTACCACGATTACATCATCGGCAATATTAAAACGGACAAGGTTGTCGATATGTGGAATAATCAGAAGGCGATGAAATTCCGACAGTCCGTAAGTAATGATGGACCGATGCCGGTTTGCCGACGGTGCTGCGGTTTGATGGGATTTTAA
- a CDS encoding sugar phosphate isomerase/epimerase — MKIGLRIPGTARQLPFADFCKWCADNGFDAVDIGEVTPEIVQTARDAGLAIGSADLPGTGDLLSAKKSKQRAGATAAKAAIQAAADNDVHIMFCVFVPEDASLGRAKNFDIWKDTIPPIAEFAASKGVTIAVEGWPGPGPAYPALGCTPEMWRAMFAECDSPGLGLNYDPSHLVRIGIDYLRALNEFAPYVKHVHGKDTAFDEEALYLHGNLGPSFQSAKGFGEDWWRYTIPGDGIVDWLRVVQRLEDEGFDGIVSVELEDYRYWRTWEAESDGLRRSREFLDEFVR, encoded by the coding sequence ATGAAGATTGGTTTACGTATTCCCGGCACAGCCCGTCAATTGCCCTTCGCAGACTTTTGCAAGTGGTGTGCAGACAACGGGTTTGATGCCGTTGACATTGGAGAAGTCACCCCTGAAATCGTCCAAACCGCGAGAGACGCGGGACTTGCGATTGGCTCTGCGGATCTCCCCGGTACTGGCGATCTACTCAGTGCCAAAAAATCTAAACAGAGAGCCGGTGCTACCGCAGCAAAAGCCGCTATCCAAGCGGCTGCTGACAACGACGTTCACATCATGTTCTGTGTCTTTGTGCCAGAAGATGCGAGCCTCGGTAGAGCAAAAAACTTTGATATTTGGAAGGATACCATCCCACCCATAGCCGAATTCGCCGCCTCTAAAGGCGTGACGATCGCGGTAGAGGGATGGCCAGGTCCGGGTCCTGCTTATCCCGCCCTCGGCTGTACACCGGAGATGTGGCGCGCTATGTTCGCTGAATGCGACTCTCCAGGTTTGGGACTTAACTACGATCCATCGCACCTCGTCAGAATAGGAATTGACTACCTACGTGCGCTGAACGAATTCGCACCGTATGTCAAACACGTCCACGGCAAAGACACCGCTTTCGACGAAGAGGCACTCTACCTGCACGGTAATTTGGGACCGAGTTTCCAAAGTGCAAAAGGTTTCGGTGAGGATTGGTGGCGTTATACCATTCCCGGCGACGGCATCGTGGACTGGCTGAGAGTCGTCCAACGCTTAGAAGACGAAGGTTTCGATGGTATCGTCAGCGTGGAACTTGAAGATTACCGTTATTGGCGAACATGGGAAGCGGAATCGGACGGTCTGCGCCGTTCACGTGAATTCCTTGATGAGTTCGTCCGTTAA
- a CDS encoding phytanoyl-CoA dioxygenase family protein codes for MKELLHKGMEAAPEKYLAHLITEEERTHFEEQGYLYIPNALSAEMREQLIYAVDTLYTKALANGRATPGSQWGWSDFLGTDDALLNLVDLPTTLPKIWGILGWNIYLYHAHMHVKPPASPDAEEGEGWLEWHQDSGRVNIELETHPRPRLSMKVAYFLTDVSEPGRGNFYIRPGSHLKSDMAVPEYEISRDPREATADDVPDDAMPVCVEPGTAVLFDRRLWHSRSPNRSEITRKALFYGYGYRWIRPKDEMTVEPLYERCDAIRRQLLGAATRNNGRYVPSEDDVPLRGWLIENLGENPAYAMGPRHA; via the coding sequence ATGAAAGAACTTCTTCATAAGGGCATGGAAGCCGCACCTGAGAAGTACCTTGCCCACCTCATCACAGAAGAAGAACGAACCCATTTTGAAGAACAAGGTTACCTCTACATTCCGAACGCCCTCTCCGCGGAGATGCGTGAACAGTTGATATACGCTGTAGACACCTTGTACACCAAAGCACTCGCAAACGGCAGAGCAACGCCCGGCTCGCAGTGGGGTTGGTCGGATTTCTTAGGCACCGATGACGCACTCTTAAACCTCGTCGATCTACCGACGACGTTGCCCAAAATTTGGGGCATCTTAGGATGGAATATCTACCTCTACCATGCCCACATGCACGTCAAACCGCCAGCATCGCCGGATGCCGAAGAGGGTGAAGGATGGCTGGAATGGCATCAAGACAGCGGACGTGTCAACATTGAGCTCGAAACGCATCCACGTCCACGTTTGTCCATGAAAGTGGCATATTTCCTCACAGACGTTTCTGAACCGGGACGTGGCAACTTTTACATTCGTCCGGGCAGCCATCTAAAATCAGATATGGCCGTTCCGGAATATGAGATCAGCCGCGACCCGCGCGAAGCGACCGCAGACGATGTCCCCGACGATGCGATGCCGGTCTGTGTAGAACCCGGAACCGCTGTGCTGTTCGATAGACGACTCTGGCACTCACGCAGTCCAAATCGCTCCGAAATTACACGGAAGGCACTCTTCTACGGCTACGGCTACCGCTGGATCCGTCCCAAAGACGAGATGACAGTCGAACCGCTTTATGAACGCTGTGATGCGATTCGTCGGCAGCTGCTGGGGGCAGCCACCAGAAACAACGGACGCTACGTCCCCTCCGAAGACGACGTGCCTCTGCGCGGTTGGCTCATTGAGAATCTCGGTGAAAATCCTGCTTATGCAATGGGACCCCGGCACGCCTAA
- a CDS encoding type II toxin-antitoxin system VapC family toxin, whose protein sequence is MLFTDRKPKVYIETTVVSYLAARLSRNATIAARQQTTRQFWHEHADRFELVISPTVISEIRRGDAEAVQHRLNLISDITRLPMSDAISNLTQNLLDTGAVPRNAETDATHIAIAAVHNIEYLATWNYKHIINVHQRRHIEQVCDDNDFRPAIICTPAELIEVNL, encoded by the coding sequence ATGCTATTCACGGACAGGAAACCGAAGGTCTATATTGAAACCACAGTCGTTAGTTATTTAGCCGCGCGCCTCAGCCGAAATGCCACGATAGCTGCTCGGCAACAAACGACTCGACAGTTTTGGCATGAACATGCTGACAGATTTGAATTGGTAATTTCACCCACAGTTATTTCCGAAATTAGGCGCGGCGATGCAGAAGCCGTTCAACATCGACTTAACCTTATATCAGATATAACCAGATTGCCAATGTCAGACGCAATTTCAAACCTTACGCAAAATCTACTGGATACCGGAGCAGTCCCACGAAACGCTGAAACAGATGCGACGCATATAGCGATTGCAGCGGTTCATAATATTGAATACCTTGCTACATGGAACTATAAACACATTATCAATGTGCATCAGCGGCGACATATCGAACAGGTCTGTGATGACAACGATTTTCGACCCGCGATTATTTGCACACCTGCAGAACTAATTGAGGTAAACTTATGA
- a CDS encoding sigma-70 family RNA polymerase sigma factor, with translation MDNDIVTTESLIRRLQAEDDEPLSELMRRYNPRIWPLILAESRNYQDAQDILNSTWVSVWENVNRLRDVNSFGGWVRQIAYNQCRRYYNNAYHSQGERPYENGTLAWHINRSAEILCREEELKAEAIETVRNLPSKPEYIREVAILFYLHDMPLKAIAEELELPLGTVKRKLHEARGLLRREFGVE, from the coding sequence ATGGACAACGATATAGTAACGACTGAAAGCTTAATTCGGAGGCTCCAAGCAGAGGATGATGAACCCCTGAGTGAGTTAATGAGACGCTACAATCCGCGTATATGGCCGTTGATTTTGGCGGAATCTCGGAACTACCAAGATGCTCAAGATATACTCAACAGTACTTGGGTTTCAGTCTGGGAGAATGTCAACAGACTGCGGGATGTGAACAGTTTCGGCGGATGGGTGCGTCAGATCGCTTACAATCAATGTAGGCGGTATTACAACAACGCGTACCATTCGCAAGGCGAGCGTCCTTACGAAAATGGGACGTTGGCATGGCACATCAATAGGAGTGCTGAGATTCTCTGTCGTGAAGAAGAATTGAAGGCAGAGGCTATTGAAACCGTGCGAAACCTGCCGAGCAAGCCTGAATATATCCGCGAGGTTGCTATACTGTTTTATCTGCACGACATGCCCCTAAAGGCTATTGCGGAGGAACTTGAGCTGCCGCTCGGCACGGTCAAGCGCAAACTTCATGAGGCACGTGGGCTTCTCCGAAGGGAATTCGGCGTGGAATAA